Part of the Danio rerio strain Tuebingen ecotype United States chromosome 12, GRCz12tu, whole genome shotgun sequence genome, ACAATACCATTGTAAAGATGCCTATTCTAAATAATCTGTTTAATTGCAGACTTGCTACTGAAATGCAGCAGCCATCCACAAATCCTGGCCCTGCCCCTTCCCAGACTATTTCCACCTCCACTGCAGTCTCCTCAAATCAGACTGGAACCAGTCGTCAGAGCCAGCCTACAGTGGCAGGAGCCAAACCCAGCACTTTGCCAGCAAACCTAGATgaattcaaagtaaaaaaaaaaacagtgaccaCTTAATTCTTCTGGCAATTTTGGAACCAGATTATGTATTTTTTTGAGTGAGTTATAAGAGAAATTGATTAATTTTTCAAATTGACTTTATTTCACCTCTAGGTTGCTGAACTTAAACATGAACTCAAGTTGAGGGGTTTGACTGTATCGGGCACTAAGAACGATCTCATTGAACGCCTGAAGAACTACCAGGAGCAGAACTGTGGTTCATCAGCAGCAGGGGCTCCAGCAATGAAAACAGTGCCTGCTCAGTTACCACAGGTGTCGATTCAGTCTGGTCCACATCAACACCCCAAAGACACAACTGTACCAATTTCAGCCTTTCCCTTAACGCCTACCACAAGGGTCCACAGCACAACACCACCTCAGATCATGCGTTTCAGCAGCACCAGCTCCTCTCCTCCTGTGTCTCCTACCCCATCTGACCGCTCTGTGACTGGACTGAGTCCAGATGAGGCCAGCTGCAACGGTGATGTGTTTGGAGAAATGGTAAGCCTGTGGTCAGAAAACATGGATGTACAAAGAATCAGTACTATTTTTATAGGTATCTTcagtatttaattaattcattagttCTTGATAAATAGCTATTTTCATCAAGTGCAGAACACATTATCGCTTATTAATCCTCATCTTGCTCCAAACCTGTAAGACTGACTGTCTTATTGGAATTAAAAAGAGCATATTCTGAAGAATACTGGTGAACTTAACAGTTTCACTTCCCTATTACTTCCATTGTATGTAATAAGAAcaacaatggaagtcagtgggaaCCGACATGATTAATACAGTTCtacaaaatatacttttgtgTTAATGCAGAAAAAAGTATTCATACAGGTTTAGaatgaaataaagtaaatgttGACAAGATACATCTATGATCAAATTATTATCATTGctatttcttttgtattttagtTAAGATCAcagcattttaaaatttttttgtttttttaccaggtTAGTTCTCCTCTCACCCAGCTCAGTTTGCACCCCTCTCCAGAGCAGCCTTCCCCAATTAAAGAGGAGTCTCTAGGGCAGGTGCAGTCCTCCTGCAGTCTCTCTCGTCTGGGGACGCTGCCAGCCGCACAGCCTCACGATCCATGTCCATTGTCTCCTCTGGACAAAGACCAAATGCTTCAAGAGAAAGACAAGCAGATCGAGGAGCTGACGCGCATGTTGAGACAGAAGCAGAGGCAGGTGGAGGCCTTGCGTTCTCAGCTGGAGCAGGGTAAGCGTGCAGCACCAACAGAGCCTGCAGTCGACACCGAAATACCCATGCTGTCTAACGGGGTGGAAGTAAAGGTGAAGGAAGAGGTCAAGGAAGAAATGGACACCTCGGAGGACCTGCAGAAGCAAATCCAGCCTCTGAAGAAGATACAGACTCAGTGTTCACAGCAGACTCTCTTCAAGCTGCAGCAGATTCACAGACTGCAGGTGCAGCAGCAGCAAATACTGGTGGACCTACCAAATCTACAGAATACACAGCAGCAGGAAGTGGACCAACTGAAAGTGCAGCAAGAGCAAGCAAAGACACAGGTGTCGCAGCAGCAGAAGACGCAGTTGCTGCAACATCACCAGAAAGTGCAATTACTGCAACAGCAGAAGGCACAGTTACTGCAGCAGCAGCAGAAAGCGCAGCTactacaacagcagcagcagaaagCGCAGCTTCTACAACAGCAACAGAGGACACTGGTGCAGGAGCAGCAGAAAACACAACTGCATCAGCAAAAGAAGACGACGTTACtgcaacagcagcaacaacaaaagCTGCAGCAGCTCATCATCCAGCAAAGCCAGCAAAAGCAGCTGCAAGCCAATCTGAAGCAGCAGCAGAAGCCACAAAATCTGTTACAGAGCCCACAGGTTAGTGGCATCTACAGCTCTTCTGAAAGCTTAAATAATTGGTTGGATggcttttgttttcatgtttttttttttacttgacagGTTTCACAGATGTTTGTCAGCCAGCAGTCTAGTACTCAGATTACTACGTCTTTCCCACTGGATATCCTGAAAGCTCATCCCACTCCCACACTGGTCACTGACAGCAACGGCAACCGCTATCTGATTGCACTTACCAGTAATAGTGTGGAGAGTCTGACGGGAAAGTCTCCTCAGAGCAAATCTAATGGACGGATTACTCTACAGGTGACTTAAGAATAATTTATTGCTTGTTACATAGTTACATTTGATTGTTATACAAATTAAAGGTTCGTAGAAGCTAATGTTTTGAAATGATGCAATTTAATAGTATATTTTAGTATGCTTTTTATactagtattttaatttattatagttattatttattttttcatagcaGAGCTTAATTTTTACATAAGTCTTTAGAAGTCATTCTAATATGCTAATtcgttttttttaagtttatatatgtatatgttccTGTATATGTCTATATGTGTATGCGTCTGTGTGTATCACTGCTGCTTCATATAtatgttataataattatattttaagtaatatttaaacgtatatttattaacatttatttgagTTATAATTTtcggtttgtttatttgtttcagaGATTGCAGTCGACCCCTATCAAGCTCCCTAGCCAATCATCTACTGATATGACAACTTCTGCCAATCATTCACAAGCTGTCCGAGAGCCCATCACCAAGGTATGTTGAAATGACTTGTGAATGTGCTTTTTTAAACATGTCGAAGATCTGAAAAATTGCATATTCATCAGCTCTGTTATTTAAATGGTCATTAAAGGGGCATGAAACACTGAGATGCTTAACAGATACTGAATGCAGTGTAAAAATGATGAAACACAATGACATGCACACTTTAGCCAGAGCAGAAGTTATGCAATTGAGAAGTTTACATACATGGTTGTTTTGATTAAATTTGGTGAATGTGACAAtatcatttaatttgtttatgtttttacactCATGTACTTTTTATGATGCTTTTGACATAAGGTTTAATTCAAAATTCCCACTATAACCGCATTAAGTTGAACAtttaagttttaccattttttttattcatttagctgATCCTGGGTCTGGcaaaagcacttttagcttagtgtAGCATAAATCATTGTATTAAATTAGACAATTTGCAACtcggttaataaaaaaaaaaaaaaagtttttctgggattttaatgtttaaagcttgactattCTGTAGTTAGGTCGCGTACGAAGACTGACAGAATAATGAagagttgctattttctaggtcaataTGACATGGAACTATTCTCTCATTCTGGCTTAATAATAAACAAGGAACTCTGCAGCTGTGTCATAGTTACAGCATGTTCAATGATATTACAAATGATGTTACTTTACTCTCATTTTGAAATTTgcaaatgctaatggtctaatctgatttaattatttatgctaagctaaactgaaAGTGCTCtatctgaatggattaaaaaagggTAAAACTCAACTACAAAACATTAGGGGACTGATGAAAATGagcctgttttcaaaataaagtggAGTGTTGCTTTAGGAGTGAATGTAAATATAGTACACATGCATTTACGGTGTATACgtatttacagtattattttttaagcatCTTGTTTAAAGTTAGCATTAAGTGAAAGCTGCATGGATTTGAATTGCTCAGTGTATACCTGATTTGCACGTCACTAAAAGTATTGGTGtggtttaaaattaaaaaggtatTGGATGTTAATccttttcctagagatgggttgcagctggaagggcatccgcttgtGCTAGTTAATTTGGCactttattccgctgtggcgaccccggattaataaagggactaagccgaaaagaaaatgaatgaatgaatgaattgatgttAACTGGGCAACGTCAATTCATTGAATGAAACTTCTGAAACATTCATTTACTCATGTTAAAATCTGTTTGCCGGTTCAGAAAGCAGGGCTCCACGTAGAAACCTCCAGTGTTCAGGAGAGCAGTCAGCCTGTGTCTGCTCCACCAAGCTTCGAGCCCTTCTTCTGTGAGGAATCAAACCCACTGAACAAACCCACCTCTCCTCCTTCATTTAAGGTATTTCACATGAGTTCATTCCCACACCTCATTTTCCTTTTGCCTTTCACCCTCCTCGCTTTGTTTTAAGCTAAAGCTAGCATTTCTTTTTCCATTTTTCTCAACTCATTATCCGCATCTATTTTAGGAGGACATTTGCCCAACATTTGACCGACATACTTTATTTACCCCTTCCTCTCCAAAGCCGAACCCTCAACCCCCTCAGTGCCTCAAAGTATGGCCTTTACTTGTGCTCATTCTTTCTTTCGCCTTTATTCTTTCACCTTCTgcttctgtttttcttttattattgtgtCATTAATTATATTCTCTGTTTTTAGGATAATGTCTCTAACAACCAGCAAATAGATGATCTGTTTGAAATTCTGATGAAGAGTGGAGGTAAAAAAgtccttttttaaataaataagtttactATGTAATTGTAAGATTTAGATAAGTTTTTTAAGCTGGAAGAAAAGAGAACAAAACTTAGGATGATTTTATTTAGATTAGATGCATTTAAGGGACAtatcacccaaaactgaaaattcatttactctcccttgttTAAGaactatttaactttttttctgtttaattccAATCAAATCCTTATAAAAATCcggaaacctgtaacctttgacttccacagtatttaaGTCGGTGATTTCAGATTTTCAgctatcttcaaaatatctttaacagaaaatagaaactcataaagctttaGGACCTCTTAAAGTTGAGTAAATGATtactttttttgtgaattgtctctttaaattgattaaaaatcaGTTGTTTCTGAGCAAATACTTTTCTTTTCtacattttacaatataatataatataagatattaaaaacaaaaccattGTGGAACTCTAATAAGTACAAATAGGTAAAACCTACTGTTTTACTATtggtaaaaatatgtttttgaagCTGTCCTttattaataaagtattttaCACTCATCATATGAGTCGTgatattttatatacacaataagtACTTACTTTTTATGTACGTATAAAAGATTCTAGTATATTGTTACATAGATGTTTAATATGTTTATACACTGTTTACatctgtaaatcatggtaaaaaatgtacgatataatatatataacctCTCTTTTTTCCCACCTCAGAAATTTCATCTGGATTTAAGGCCAGTCAAGACCCCTCCCTTTCTGACCTCCACTCCAACCCGCCCTCTCCATCCCCTCCTCCATCTCCCCTCCACCTCTCTCCACCAGCACATCACCCTGAACCCATGCCCGTCCCATCCCAGCAGCTCCTGGACACTCAAAACAGGCCCTGCTCCTCCACCGGCCGCCTCGAGGACTTTCTAGAGAGCACAACCGGCGCTCCTCTCCTCGGTGTGGAGCCGGATAGCCCGTTAACCCTAATCGATGACCTACACAGTCAAATGCTGAGCACTTCCAGTATTCTGGACCACCCGCCATCCCCAATGGACACCAGTGACCTGAGCTTCTCGTCCCATCCGGCCAGCCTGGACTTCGAAGACCCTGCTCTGGATGGAATGGATTGGCTGGGCATACCCGTGGTCACAGGGGGCAGTAATTGTAATGGCGGGGGTCTGGTCCTCGCCCCTCTGAGCTCACACACCCCACCCAGTGTCTTTTCAGCAGACTTTTTGGACAGTCCAGATCTGCAGCTCCACTGGGACTCCTGTTTGTAGCTTCTGGTCTTAATTCGCTCAACGACACACACAATTTAGCACATTCAACCTTACTGTGTATTAAGCAGTACACAAAACACTCCAGACGCACACGCTGTTAATTATGCTTCACGTTTTCTTTCCTTCATATTCCGAAGCCGAATGGTATTTAAACAGTTCCTGCGTCTGATAGCACTGACTTTTAAGCTCtcgttcactgcactcaaataaCCACATGATGGCGCTGTTTCTTTTGTAACAGACCAATCAGGACCCTGAAAACAGCTCAAAGAATCCCTTCTTTGGTCTAAATATCAGATGAGTTGTCTATGCTGGTTAGTTAGTACAATCTTTAAAGCACCATATAGTGTTACGTCTGCCCATGGTAATAAAGCTATGACCTCATAAACATTATATATGAGGCCATTTCTGCTCCACAAGTTGTTACATGCAAGCTAATTGGCAAAAAGATACAGGATATCATAAACCTCCTTGAAACCCGTTAGTTCTTCCAACATTGCACTTAAGCCGACCCGACTGGTGCTCTGGTCAACACGACCCAATGTAATGGGCTCTGCAGGGAACCAGGTTTGGTGACGTTCACCAGATCTCTATGCATTGCTGTAGTTAGGATCATGTATTGATGAAACCTTTGTTCTTTTTGCTCTGATTCTAGCGATTCGCTGGTGGAGGTCAGTGCTGGGGTTTCAGGTTTCAGAGTATTTGGAActtcttgttttttaaaaaaagaaaaaaaatgaaaggaaaaactGCTGTGTGGCGTGTGGTCTCTTGTTTGCATCTGCACTTGTGTATTTagaatacattcacacacatggtTATTTATGTAGTCGAACTTTGAGGCAAATCAgtattttgatttttttcagatttttatataaactacctgacaaaagtatcgtcacctatccaggttttaggaacaacaaatattgacttgacttctggttgatcaatTGGTCTtccaagattctttggattcatcttcaatgccgccTCCAACTTACCCCAGAGATGCTCAgtaatgttgtttgtttgtttgcttgcttgcttgcttgctttgtttatagagcacatttaaaagcaacagatgttgaccaaagtgctttacaaaaagaccagcatacaaaatttatacctatatataaaaataagcaaaacctataaaacagattaaaattatttaattacaatcaaaaggcaagagacagaaggtgatttttttagatgagacttaaaagcaccaagtgaagaacatgacctgacatgtaaaggcagaccattccacagtcggggggctgcagcagaaaaagccctgtcacctcttgatttcaaccatgttttggggacaactagctgaaacttgtttttttttacctgattGACCTAAATGAAGTGTGCCAGTGAAAAAGCTCAGAGATGTAAAtaggtgccagaccattcaaacttttaaaaacaagtagAA contains:
- the mrtfab gene encoding myocardin related transcription factor Ab isoform X7 — translated: MLDTNHCLHIDASSFEDQLIQNAEDKMPVSLDCDRHAYHNLKEVLQLKLQQRRTREELVSQGIMPPLKSPAAFHEQRKSLERARTEDYLKRKIRSRPERSELVRMHILEVTTETASSSVCKTNIKTSAEPSLQAKQLKLKRARLADDLNDKISHRPGPIELIHKNILPVHALIGTESPKGESSSLDEDSSDALSPDPQCSQDSPLGLGPQHSPSDMLNMNGDLSPSQFLTQAPPPLLVTSDASPPKNLTSETNISNSSRPPSGHTKSKSSTDRTYQRSKKPKDNKPKVKKLKYHQYIPPDQKNDREPPPQLDSSYAKILHQQQLFLQLQIINQQQQHYNYHTILPAPPKLATEMQQPSTNPGPAPSQTISTSTAVSSNQTGTSRQSQPTVAGAKPSTLPANLDEFKVAELKHELKLRGLTVSGTKNDLIERLKNYQEQNCGSSAAGAPAMKTVPAQLPQVSIQSGPHQHPKDTTVPISAFPLTPTTRVHSTTPPQIMRFSSTSSSPPVSPTPSDRSVTGLSPDEASCNGDVFGEMVSSPLTQLSLHPSPEQPSPIKEESLGQVQSSCSLSRLGTLPAAQPHDPCPLSPLDKDQMLQEKDKQIEELTRMLRQKQRQVEALRSQLEQGKRAAPTEPAVDTEIPMLSNGVEVKVKEEVKEEMDTSEDLQKQIQPLKKIQTQCSQQTLFKLQQIHRLQVQQQQILVDLPNLQNTQQQEVDQLKVQQEQAKTQVSQQQKTQLLQHHQKVQLLQQQKAQLLQQQQKAQLLQQQQQKAQLLQQQQRTLVQEQQKTQLHQQKKTTLLQQQQQQKLQQLIIQQSQQKQLQANLKQQQKPQNLLQSPQVSQMFVSQQSSTQITTSFPLDILKAHPTPTLVTDSNGNRYLIALTSNSVESLTGKSPQSKSNGRITLQRLQSTPIKLPSQSSTDMTTSANHSQAVREPITKKAGLHVETSSVQESSQPVSAPPSFEPFFCEESNPLNKPTSPPSFKDNVSNNQQIDDLFEILMKSGEISSGFKASQDPSLSDLHSNPPSPSPPPSPLHLSPPAHHPEPMPVPSQQLLDTQNRPCSSTGRLEDFLESTTGAPLLGVEPDSPLTLIDDLHSQMLSTSSILDHPPSPMDTSDLSFSSHPASLDFEDPALDGMDWLGIPVVTGGSNCNGGGLVLAPLSSHTPPSVFSADFLDSPDLQLHWDSCL
- the mrtfab gene encoding myocardin related transcription factor Ab isoform X5 — translated: MLDTNHCLHIDASSFEDQLIQNAEDKMPVSLDCDRHAYHNLKEVLQLKLQQRRTREELVSQGIMPPLKSPAAFHEQRKSLERARTEDYLKRKIRSRPERSELVRMHILEETSAEPSLQAKQLKLKRARLADDLNDKISHRPGPIELIHKNILPVHALIGTESPKGESSSLDEDSSDALSPDPQCSQDSPLGLGPQHSPSDMLNMNGDLSPSQAPPPLLVTSDASPPKNLTSETNISNSSRPPSGHTKSKSSTDRTYQRSKKPKDNKPKVKKLKYHQYIPPDQKNDREPPPQLDSSYAKILHQQQLFLQLQIINQQQQHYNYHTILPAPPKLATEMQQPSTNPGPAPSQTISTSTAVSSNQTGTSRQSQPTVAGAKPSTLPANLDEFKVAELKHELKLRGLTVSGTKNDLIERLKNYQEQNCGSSAAGAPAMKTVPAQLPQVSIQSGPHQHPKDTTVPISAFPLTPTTRVHSTTPPQIMRFSSTSSSPPVSPTPSDRSVTGLSPDEASCNGDVFGEMVSSPLTQLSLHPSPEQPSPIKEESLGQVQSSCSLSRLGTLPAAQPHDPCPLSPLDKDQMLQEKDKQIEELTRMLRQKQRQVEALRSQLEQGKRAAPTEPAVDTEIPMLSNGVEVKVKEEVKEEMDTSEDLQKQIQPLKKIQTQCSQQTLFKLQQIHRLQVQQQQILVDLPNLQNTQQQEVDQLKVQQEQAKTQVSQQQKTQLLQHHQKVQLLQQQKAQLLQQQQKAQLLQQQQQKAQLLQQQQRTLVQEQQKTQLHQQKKTTLLQQQQQQKLQQLIIQQSQQKQLQANLKQQQKPQNLLQSPQVSQMFVSQQSSTQITTSFPLDILKAHPTPTLVTDSNGNRYLIALTSNSVESLTGKSPQSKSNGRITLQRLQSTPIKLPSQSSTDMTTSANHSQAVREPITKKAGLHVETSSVQESSQPVSAPPSFEPFFCEESNPLNKPTSPPSFKEDICPTFDRHTLFTPSSPKPNPQPPQCLKDNVSNNQQIDDLFEILMKSGEISSGFKASQDPSLSDLHSNPPSPSPPPSPLHLSPPAHHPEPMPVPSQQLLDTQNRPCSSTGRLEDFLESTTGAPLLGVEPDSPLTLIDDLHSQMLSTSSILDHPPSPMDTSDLSFSSHPASLDFEDPALDGMDWLGIPVVTGGSNCNGGGLVLAPLSSHTPPSVFSADFLDSPDLQLHWDSCL
- the mrtfab gene encoding myocardin related transcription factor Ab isoform X18; this translates as MAIHSVLQLKLQQRRTREELVSQGIMPPLKSPAAFHEQRKSLERARTEDYLKRKIRSRPERSELVRMHILEETSAEPSLQAKQLKLKRARLADDLNDKISHRPGPIELIHKNILPVHALIGTESPKGESSSLDEDSSDALSPDPQCSQDSPLGLGPQHSPSDMLNMNGDLSPSQAPPPLLVTSDASPPKNLTSETNISNSSRPPSGHTKSKSSTDRTYQRSKKPKDNKPKVKKLKYHQYIPPDQKNDREPPPQLDSSYAKILHQQQLFLQLQIINQQQQHYNYHTILPAPPKLATEMQQPSTNPGPAPSQTISTSTAVSSNQTGTSRQSQPTVAGAKPSTLPANLDEFKVAELKHELKLRGLTVSGTKNDLIERLKNYQEQNCGSSAAGAPAMKTVPAQLPQVSIQSGPHQHPKDTTVPISAFPLTPTTRVHSTTPPQIMRFSSTSSSPPVSPTPSDRSVTGLSPDEASCNGDVFGEMVSSPLTQLSLHPSPEQPSPIKEESLGQVQSSCSLSRLGTLPAAQPHDPCPLSPLDKDQMLQEKDKQIEELTRMLRQKQRQVEALRSQLEQGKRAAPTEPAVDTEIPMLSNGVEVKVKEEVKEEMDTSEDLQKQIQPLKKIQTQCSQQTLFKLQQIHRLQVQQQQILVDLPNLQNTQQQEVDQLKVQQEQAKTQVSQQQKTQLLQHHQKVQLLQQQKAQLLQQQQKAQLLQQQQQKAQLLQQQQRTLVQEQQKTQLHQQKKTTLLQQQQQQKLQQLIIQQSQQKQLQANLKQQQKPQNLLQSPQVSQMFVSQQSSTQITTSFPLDILKAHPTPTLVTDSNGNRYLIALTSNSVESLTGKSPQSKSNGRITLQRLQSTPIKLPSQSSTDMTTSANHSQAVREPITKKAGLHVETSSVQESSQPVSAPPSFEPFFCEESNPLNKPTSPPSFKDNVSNNQQIDDLFEILMKSGEISSGFKASQDPSLSDLHSNPPSPSPPPSPLHLSPPAHHPEPMPVPSQQLLDTQNRPCSSTGRLEDFLESTTGAPLLGVEPDSPLTLIDDLHSQMLSTSSILDHPPSPMDTSDLSFSSHPASLDFEDPALDGMDWLGIPVVTGGSNCNGGGLVLAPLSSHTPPSVFSADFLDSPDLQLHWDSCL
- the mrtfab gene encoding myocardin related transcription factor Ab isoform X17 yields the protein MAIHSVLQLKLQQRRTREELVSQGIMPPLKSPAAFHEQRKSLERARTEDYLKRKIRSRPERSELVRMHILEETSAEPSLQAKQLKLKRARLADDLNDKISHRPGPIELIHKNILPVHALIGTESPKGESSSLDEDSSDALSPDPQCSQDSPLGLGPQHSPSDMLNMNGDLSPSQFLTQAPPPLLVTSDASPPKNLTSETNISNSSRPPSGHTKSKSSTDRTYQRSKKPKDNKPKVKKLKYHQYIPPDQKNDREPPPQLDSSYAKILHQQQLFLQLQIINQQQQHYNYHTILPAPPKLATEMQQPSTNPGPAPSQTISTSTAVSSNQTGTSRQSQPTVAGAKPSTLPANLDEFKVAELKHELKLRGLTVSGTKNDLIERLKNYQEQNCGSSAAGAPAMKTVPAQLPQVSIQSGPHQHPKDTTVPISAFPLTPTTRVHSTTPPQIMRFSSTSSSPPVSPTPSDRSVTGLSPDEASCNGDVFGEMVSSPLTQLSLHPSPEQPSPIKEESLGQVQSSCSLSRLGTLPAAQPHDPCPLSPLDKDQMLQEKDKQIEELTRMLRQKQRQVEALRSQLEQGKRAAPTEPAVDTEIPMLSNGVEVKVKEEVKEEMDTSEDLQKQIQPLKKIQTQCSQQTLFKLQQIHRLQVQQQQILVDLPNLQNTQQQEVDQLKVQQEQAKTQVSQQQKTQLLQHHQKVQLLQQQKAQLLQQQQKAQLLQQQQQKAQLLQQQQRTLVQEQQKTQLHQQKKTTLLQQQQQQKLQQLIIQQSQQKQLQANLKQQQKPQNLLQSPQVSQMFVSQQSSTQITTSFPLDILKAHPTPTLVTDSNGNRYLIALTSNSVESLTGKSPQSKSNGRITLQRLQSTPIKLPSQSSTDMTTSANHSQAVREPITKKAGLHVETSSVQESSQPVSAPPSFEPFFCEESNPLNKPTSPPSFKDNVSNNQQIDDLFEILMKSGEISSGFKASQDPSLSDLHSNPPSPSPPPSPLHLSPPAHHPEPMPVPSQQLLDTQNRPCSSTGRLEDFLESTTGAPLLGVEPDSPLTLIDDLHSQMLSTSSILDHPPSPMDTSDLSFSSHPASLDFEDPALDGMDWLGIPVVTGGSNCNGGGLVLAPLSSHTPPSVFSADFLDSPDLQLHWDSCL
- the mrtfab gene encoding myocardin related transcription factor Ab isoform X16, which translates into the protein MAIHSVLQLKLQQRRTREELVSQGIMPPLKSPAAFHEQRKSLERARTEDYLKRKIRSRPERSELVRMHILEVTTETASSSVCKTNIKTSAEPSLQAKQLKLKRARLADDLNDKISHRPGPIELIHKNILPVHALIGTESPKGESSSLDEDSSDALSPDPQCSQDSPLGLGPQHSPSDMLNMNGDLSPSQAPPPLLVTSDASPPKNLTSETNISNSSRPPSGHTKSKSSTDRTYQRSKKPKDNKPKVKKLKYHQYIPPDQKNDREPPPQLDSSYAKILHQQQLFLQLQIINQQQQHYNYHTILPAPPKLATEMQQPSTNPGPAPSQTISTSTAVSSNQTGTSRQSQPTVAGAKPSTLPANLDEFKVAELKHELKLRGLTVSGTKNDLIERLKNYQEQNCGSSAAGAPAMKTVPAQLPQVSIQSGPHQHPKDTTVPISAFPLTPTTRVHSTTPPQIMRFSSTSSSPPVSPTPSDRSVTGLSPDEASCNGDVFGEMVSSPLTQLSLHPSPEQPSPIKEESLGQVQSSCSLSRLGTLPAAQPHDPCPLSPLDKDQMLQEKDKQIEELTRMLRQKQRQVEALRSQLEQGKRAAPTEPAVDTEIPMLSNGVEVKVKEEVKEEMDTSEDLQKQIQPLKKIQTQCSQQTLFKLQQIHRLQVQQQQILVDLPNLQNTQQQEVDQLKVQQEQAKTQVSQQQKTQLLQHHQKVQLLQQQKAQLLQQQQKAQLLQQQQQKAQLLQQQQRTLVQEQQKTQLHQQKKTTLLQQQQQQKLQQLIIQQSQQKQLQANLKQQQKPQNLLQSPQVSQMFVSQQSSTQITTSFPLDILKAHPTPTLVTDSNGNRYLIALTSNSVESLTGKSPQSKSNGRITLQRLQSTPIKLPSQSSTDMTTSANHSQAVREPITKKAGLHVETSSVQESSQPVSAPPSFEPFFCEESNPLNKPTSPPSFKDNVSNNQQIDDLFEILMKSGEISSGFKASQDPSLSDLHSNPPSPSPPPSPLHLSPPAHHPEPMPVPSQQLLDTQNRPCSSTGRLEDFLESTTGAPLLGVEPDSPLTLIDDLHSQMLSTSSILDHPPSPMDTSDLSFSSHPASLDFEDPALDGMDWLGIPVVTGGSNCNGGGLVLAPLSSHTPPSVFSADFLDSPDLQLHWDSCL
- the mrtfab gene encoding myocardin related transcription factor Ab (The RefSeq protein has 3 substitutions compared to this genomic sequence), with protein sequence MVSAVGSGPVPSPQSEAVTSEMQELSLQSVPSLLPLKERKNVLQLKLQQRRTREELVSQGIMPPLKSPAAFHEQRKSLERARTEDYLKRKIRSRPERSELVRMHILEETSAEPSLQAKQLKLKRARLADDLNDKISHRPGPIELIHKNILPVHALIGTESPKGESSSLDEDSSDALSPDPQCSQDSPLGLGPQHSPSDMLNMNGDLSPSQFLTQAPPPLLVTSDASPPKNLTSETNISNSSRPPSGHTKFKSSTDRTYQRSKKPKDNKPKVKKLKYHQYIPPDQKNDREPPPQLDSSYAKILHQQQLFLQLQIINQQQQHYNYHTILPAPPKLATEMQQPSTNPGPAPSQTISTSTAVSSNQTGTSRQSQPTVAGAKPSTLPANLDEFKVAELKHELKLRGLTVSGTKNDLIERLKNYQEQNCGSSAAGAPAMKTVPAQLPQVSIQSGPHQHPKDTTVPISAFPLTPTTRVHSTTPPQIMRFSSTSSSPPVSPTPSDRSVTGLSPDEASCNGDVFGEMVSSPLTQLSLHPSPEQPSPIKEESLGQVQSSCSLSRLGTLPAAQPHDPCPLSPLDKDQMLQEKDKQIEELTRMLRQKQRQVEALRSQLEQGKRAAPTEPAVDTEIPMLSNGVEVKVKEEVKEEMDTSEDLQKQIQPLKKIQTQCSQQTLFKLQQIHRLQVQQQQILVDLPNLQNTQQQEVDQLKVQQEQAKTQVSQQQKTQLLQHHQKVQLLQQQKAQLLQQQQKAQLLQQQQQKAQLLQQQQRTLVQEQQKTQLHQQKKATLLQQQQQQKLQQLIIQQSQQKQLQANLKQQQKPQNLLQSPQVSQVFVSQQSSTQITTSFPLDILKAHPTPTLVTDSNGNRYLIALTSNSVESLTGKSPQSKSNGRITLQRLQSTPIKLPSQSSTDMTTSANHSQAVREPITKKAGLHVETSSVQESSQPVSAPPSFEPFFCEESNPLNKPTSPPSFKEDICPTFDRHTLFTPSSPKPNPQPPQCLKDNVSNNQQIDDLFEILMKSGEISSGFKASQDPSLSDLHSNPPSPSPPPSPLHLSPPAHHPEPMPVPSQQLLDTQNRPCSSTGRLEDFLESTTGAPLLGVEPDSPLTLIDDLHSQMLSTSSILDHPPSPMDTSDLSFSSHPASLDFEDPALDGMDWLGIPVVTGGSNCNGGGLVLAPLSSHTPPSVFSADFLDSPDLQLHWDSCL